From Pseudoalteromonas sp. DL-6, one genomic window encodes:
- the phhA gene encoding phenylalanine 4-monooxygenase, whose amino-acid sequence MAKASNYTSKTPDENGVIHWSDEENKIWSELVARQLACIEGKACDEYMEGLKKINLPHDRIPQLSELNEVLLATTGWQVAPVPALIDFDEFFRLLANKQFPVATFIRSREEFDYLQEPDIFHEIFGHCAMLTNPDFAEFTHKYGQLGYAAEKKDRVYLARMYWFTVEFGLMQTEKGLRIYGGGILSSPGETQYVYSDTPEINPMNVLDVLRTPYRIDIMQPLYYTINSIHDLFEISQMDIMTLVEQAKSLGLHDPKFPPKEKLAS is encoded by the coding sequence ATGGCTAAAGCAAGTAATTACACCTCCAAAACACCTGATGAAAATGGGGTTATACATTGGAGCGATGAAGAAAATAAAATTTGGTCTGAGCTTGTAGCACGCCAACTTGCGTGCATTGAAGGCAAAGCCTGTGATGAGTACATGGAAGGGTTGAAAAAAATCAATCTGCCTCATGATCGCATCCCACAGCTTAGTGAGCTAAACGAAGTGCTATTAGCAACCACAGGTTGGCAAGTTGCACCTGTACCTGCACTTATCGATTTTGATGAGTTTTTTAGGTTACTCGCTAACAAGCAATTTCCTGTAGCGACCTTCATTCGTAGCCGTGAAGAATTTGACTATTTACAAGAACCCGATATTTTTCATGAGATATTTGGTCACTGTGCCATGCTAACCAATCCTGACTTTGCTGAATTTACCCATAAGTACGGGCAACTAGGATACGCGGCAGAGAAGAAAGATCGCGTTTATTTAGCACGCATGTACTGGTTTACCGTTGAGTTTGGTTTGATGCAAACCGAAAAAGGATTACGTATTTACGGCGGTGGTATTTTATCAAGCCCAGGGGAAACCCAATACGTGTATTCAGATACACCAGAGATTAATCCAATGAATGTGCTAGATGTACTGCGTACACCGTACCGTATAGATATTATGCAACCATTGTATTATACGATTAATTCGATTCATGATCTGTTTGAAATATCTCAAATGGATATAATGACTTTAGTTGAGCAAGCTAAATCACTTGGTTTGCACGACCCTAAGTTTCCCCCAAAAGAAAAATTAGCTAGTTAA
- a CDS encoding BCCT family transporter, translating into MTKTALRSTILLPVFLPAVFIILLLVIGTSSNPELAGQAFSVALKWITETFGWFYMLSVAIFLVFIVCVAASSWGNIKLGPDHAQPQYSFGEWFAMLFSAGYGVALLYFGVAEPVLHYASPPSGAAETVDAAKQAMQIAFFHWGFHIWAIYGIVGLVLAYFAFRHGLPLSIRSALYPLIGDKIYGPIGHTVDVFAILGTLFGIATTLGLSVTQINAGLHYLWPDIPINTTVQITAIAIITAAATLSVVAGMDKGVKRLSIVNMTLAVSLMAFVFFIGPTIHILESFLQNTGSYLSGIVERTFNLQAYSRSDWIGNWTLFIFGWTIAWAPFVGMFIAKISRGRTIRQFVVGVMLVPTIFTFLWFSVFGDTALNLIMNEGFDTLIGDVQANHAVALFQLFEVLPLSFFISLLTVILIVTFFVTSSDSGSLVIDSLASGGNINTPAWQRVFWAVLEGAVAAVLLVAGGLSALQTMTIVSALPFAIIMLIATAGLWRALRIEGHRDTSLQAHSLNGRNIDLSHWKRRLAAMVNYPNKEKVHTFIGSVVVEAMKAVQAELKSRQWHAVVEFDTDLGRAHLTVLRHEHVDFVYDIRLTEHPMPSFAYSELRPDNDNTEMYYKADVFLRRGGLSYDVYGYNEDDIVKDILDQFENYLHFLGNSPGELPWDMAEHDDMLNTDKT; encoded by the coding sequence ATGACAAAAACTGCTTTACGCTCAACTATTTTGCTACCTGTATTTTTACCTGCAGTATTTATTATTCTACTTTTGGTGATTGGTACAAGTAGTAACCCTGAACTCGCCGGTCAGGCATTCAGTGTCGCCCTCAAGTGGATAACAGAAACTTTTGGCTGGTTTTATATGTTATCAGTCGCTATTTTCTTGGTTTTTATCGTGTGTGTTGCCGCCTCAAGTTGGGGAAACATCAAGCTAGGCCCTGATCACGCTCAGCCGCAATATAGCTTTGGTGAGTGGTTTGCCATGCTGTTTTCTGCCGGTTACGGCGTGGCGTTACTTTATTTTGGTGTAGCCGAACCGGTACTGCATTATGCATCCCCGCCATCAGGCGCCGCTGAAACCGTGGATGCGGCCAAGCAAGCAATGCAAATTGCCTTTTTTCATTGGGGATTCCATATTTGGGCTATCTATGGAATTGTTGGTTTAGTGCTGGCTTATTTTGCCTTTCGTCATGGTCTGCCATTGTCTATTCGCTCTGCCTTGTATCCACTTATTGGTGATAAAATATATGGCCCTATAGGCCATACCGTTGATGTATTTGCCATACTAGGCACCTTGTTTGGTATTGCGACCACGCTCGGACTTTCGGTGACTCAAATTAATGCGGGGCTACACTACTTATGGCCCGATATTCCTATTAATACCACAGTACAAATCACAGCAATCGCTATTATTACCGCCGCAGCAACGCTCTCTGTAGTTGCCGGAATGGATAAAGGGGTAAAACGTTTATCTATAGTGAATATGACCTTAGCCGTTTCATTAATGGCCTTTGTATTTTTTATTGGCCCAACGATTCATATTTTAGAGTCGTTTTTACAAAATACTGGTAGTTATCTTAGTGGCATAGTTGAGCGCACCTTTAACTTACAAGCTTATAGCCGCAGTGACTGGATTGGTAACTGGACTTTATTTATATTTGGCTGGACGATTGCGTGGGCGCCGTTTGTCGGCATGTTTATCGCAAAAATTAGCCGCGGCAGAACCATCAGACAATTTGTTGTTGGCGTAATGTTAGTTCCTACTATTTTTACTTTTTTATGGTTCTCAGTGTTTGGCGATACAGCACTGAATTTAATAATGAATGAAGGCTTTGACACGCTCATTGGTGATGTACAAGCAAATCATGCCGTGGCGTTATTTCAATTATTTGAAGTGTTACCACTCTCATTTTTTATTTCGCTACTCACGGTTATTTTAATTGTTACCTTTTTTGTTACTTCGTCTGATTCCGGCTCTTTGGTAATCGACTCACTCGCTTCAGGTGGAAATATTAATACGCCAGCATGGCAGCGGGTGTTCTGGGCGGTGCTTGAAGGCGCTGTGGCCGCTGTTTTATTAGTGGCAGGTGGCTTAAGTGCACTGCAAACCATGACCATAGTCAGTGCGCTACCTTTTGCTATTATTATGCTAATTGCCACCGCTGGGCTTTGGCGGGCTTTAAGAATTGAAGGCCATCGCGATACCAGTCTACAAGCACATTCACTCAATGGTCGTAATATTGATCTATCCCATTGGAAACGCCGTTTAGCTGCTATGGTTAATTACCCTAATAAAGAAAAAGTACATACTTTTATTGGCAGTGTAGTTGTTGAGGCAATGAAAGCCGTACAAGCAGAATTGAAATCTCGACAATGGCATGCCGTGGTCGAATTTGATACTGATTTAGGACGCGCTCATTTAACTGTACTACGTCATGAGCATGTGGATTTTGTTTATGATATTCGCCTTACCGAGCACCCTATGCCGAGCTTTGCTTACTCAGAACTACGACCAGATAATGATAATACTGAAATGTATTATAAGGCTGATGTATTTTTACGTCGTGGTGGTCTGTCGTACGATGTTTATGGCTACAATGAAGATGATATTGTGAAGGATATTCTTGATCAGTTTGAGAACTACTTACACTTTTTAGGTAACAGCCCAGGCGAACTACCTTGGGATATGGCTGAGCATGATGACATGTTAAATACCGATAAAACCTAA
- a CDS encoding YcjX family protein yields the protein MSQSFAKKTFKSVKGKAQKALHRSLDQHVKLAVTGLSGSGKTAFISALVKHLTSQANDNNLPFFDVMREHRHIATKIVPQEALNVPTFDYNRAISALLPSEGDPAWPASTERINTLRLAIKYQSNAGLRGHFSPQSTLYLDIIDYPGEWLLDLPMLAQSFEQWCEQQYPLLSQTPRNQSSAEFLQSIELLDLDAPVDENALADIAKCYQTMLVGLKKDTKLAMLQPGRMLMPGDLQGAPLLLFFPISPEKISDDVVAGSNLAHLIKRFDAYVKKVVKPFYNEHFRHFDRQIVLVDVLSALNEGYETLAEQSRVINQLLSHFSYGDSGFFKRLFKPNIDKILFAANKSDHISAKHHKDLALLLDSLVKEQSNHLKFDGVKIETLAMSSIAATLSRQVVDKGQTLDCIYGKPLNEQQWLTYLPPQPPSRMLNKSEWPAHGFEFLSFAPMPSPDQQLKHIRLDHVMQYLLGDKLT from the coding sequence ATGAGCCAATCATTTGCAAAAAAGACCTTTAAAAGCGTTAAAGGCAAAGCACAAAAAGCCCTGCACCGCAGTTTAGACCAACATGTTAAACTTGCCGTAACAGGGCTGAGCGGCAGTGGTAAAACTGCGTTTATTAGTGCACTAGTTAAACATTTAACCTCTCAGGCGAATGACAACAACTTACCTTTTTTTGATGTAATGCGTGAACACCGCCACATTGCTACCAAAATTGTGCCGCAAGAGGCATTAAACGTCCCCACTTTTGATTACAACCGTGCAATAAGTGCTTTACTACCAAGTGAAGGTGACCCTGCATGGCCCGCTTCTACCGAGCGAATAAATACTTTACGTTTGGCGATTAAATATCAAAGCAACGCGGGTCTGCGCGGTCATTTCTCACCACAATCGACGCTGTATTTAGATATTATTGACTATCCTGGTGAGTGGTTGCTTGACCTACCTATGCTCGCACAAAGCTTTGAACAGTGGTGCGAGCAACAATATCCATTACTTAGCCAAACGCCACGTAACCAAAGCTCAGCTGAATTTTTACAATCCATAGAGCTGCTTGATTTAGATGCACCGGTAGATGAAAACGCACTGGCTGATATTGCAAAATGTTATCAAACCATGTTGGTAGGGCTAAAAAAAGACACTAAGCTTGCCATGTTACAGCCAGGGCGAATGTTAATGCCGGGTGACTTGCAAGGCGCACCATTATTACTATTTTTTCCAATTAGTCCTGAAAAAATCAGTGACGATGTAGTAGCGGGTTCTAACTTAGCGCATTTAATTAAACGTTTTGATGCTTACGTAAAAAAAGTTGTTAAGCCATTTTATAATGAGCATTTTCGTCATTTTGACCGTCAAATTGTACTTGTAGATGTACTGAGTGCGTTAAATGAAGGCTATGAAACGTTAGCTGAGCAAAGTCGAGTTATCAACCAGCTATTGTCACACTTTAGCTATGGTGATTCTGGTTTTTTTAAACGCTTATTTAAACCTAATATTGATAAAATATTATTTGCTGCTAATAAGTCCGATCACATTAGTGCAAAACATCACAAAGATCTTGCACTGTTACTCGATTCGTTAGTTAAAGAGCAAAGCAACCACTTAAAATTTGATGGGGTGAAAATAGAAACACTGGCGATGTCGTCAATCGCTGCCACTTTGTCTCGCCAAGTGGTCGACAAGGGGCAAACACTCGACTGCATCTATGGCAAGCCATTGAATGAACAACAGTGGCTAACTTACCTGCCTCCTCAGCCGCCGAGTAGAATGCTTAATAAAAGTGAGTGGCCAGCACATGGGTTTGAGTTCTTATCATTTGCACCTATGCCAAGCCCAGATCAACAGCTTAAGCACATCCGCTTAGACCATGTGATGCAGTACTTGTTAGGAGATAAGTTAACATGA
- a CDS encoding 4a-hydroxytetrahydrobiopterin dehydratase — MSSLSAQKCEACHADAPKVSDAELADLIKKIPDWVPEVRDGIMQLERVYKFKNFKQAIAFTNKVGDMAEDEGHHPGLLTEWGKVTVTWWSHSIKGLHKNDFICAAKTDDVFNAL, encoded by the coding sequence ATGTCTTCATTAAGTGCACAAAAATGTGAAGCCTGTCATGCAGATGCACCAAAAGTATCTGATGCTGAATTGGCTGATTTAATTAAAAAAATCCCTGATTGGGTGCCAGAAGTACGTGATGGTATTATGCAGTTAGAGCGCGTTTATAAGTTTAAAAACTTTAAACAAGCCATTGCGTTTACTAATAAGGTAGGTGATATGGCCGAAGACGAAGGTCACCACCCTGGTTTACTAACTGAGTGGGGCAAAGTAACCGTGACTTGGTGGAGCCATTCAATTAAAGGCTTGCATAAAAACGACTTTATTTGCGCGGCTAAAACAGATGACGTATTTAACGCGCTGTAA
- the pspA gene encoding phage shock protein PspA: protein MGIFSRFADIVNSNINAILDKAEDPEKMVRLIIQEMEDTLVEVRSTSAKTLAEKKELVRRVDTLKAQVNDWQDKAELALSKDRDDLARSALLEKQKSADAVAAVESELDHVESHIEKLQQEVTTLQEKLADAKARQKAIILRQRSAESRLEVKKALDSSKVDDALNRFERYETKIDGLESQIESYDLGKQTLADEIADLQKNEKIDDELAELKKKLANK from the coding sequence ATGGGAATTTTTTCACGTTTTGCAGACATTGTTAATTCTAATATCAATGCCATTTTAGATAAAGCAGAAGATCCTGAAAAAATGGTTCGTCTTATTATCCAAGAGATGGAAGATACACTTGTAGAGGTTCGCTCTACTTCAGCAAAAACACTTGCTGAGAAAAAAGAATTAGTACGTCGCGTAGATACACTAAAAGCCCAAGTAAACGATTGGCAAGACAAAGCCGAATTGGCACTGAGCAAAGATCGTGATGATTTAGCACGCTCAGCTTTACTTGAAAAGCAAAAATCAGCTGATGCAGTCGCCGCAGTAGAAAGTGAACTTGATCATGTAGAATCTCATATCGAGAAACTACAGCAAGAAGTGACTACGCTACAAGAGAAACTAGCGGATGCTAAAGCACGTCAAAAAGCGATTATTTTACGTCAACGCTCGGCTGAGTCGCGCCTTGAGGTTAAAAAAGCACTTGATAGTTCTAAAGTAGATGATGCACTTAATCGTTTTGAACGTTACGAAACCAAAATTGATGGGCTAGAATCTCAAATAGAGTCTTATGATTTGGGTAAACAAACGTTAGCGGATGAGATTGCTGATTTACAAAAGAACGAAAAGATTGACGACGAGTTAGCTGAACTTAAAAAGAAACTCGCAAATAAATAA
- the pspB gene encoding envelope stress response membrane protein PspB, with translation MFDPEILVAPFILFMIFVAPLWLILHYRSKKQVSQGLSEHEHHQLLELAQKAEKMTDRIETLEALLDQESPQWRQKI, from the coding sequence ATGTTTGATCCAGAGATACTAGTTGCACCCTTTATCTTGTTTATGATTTTTGTTGCGCCACTGTGGTTAATTTTACACTACCGAAGCAAAAAGCAGGTAAGCCAAGGGTTAAGTGAACATGAGCATCACCAGTTATTGGAACTTGCTCAAAAAGCTGAAAAAATGACTGATAGAATCGAGACATTAGAAGCGTTACTTGATCAAGAGTCACCACAGTGGAGACAAAAGATATGA
- the megL gene encoding methionine gamma-lyase, which translates to MSKHHQNTQCIHGPQKANDPHGALTSPLYQTSTFHFENAAQGAARFAGEEPGYIYTRLGNPTTTELEQKVAQLEGCEAAAATATGMGAVSASVLSFLSQGDHLIASSALYGCTFAFFAHMLPRWGIEVTFVDMTNESELRAAIKPNSKMIFVETPINPTMAVIDLALIGNVAKQHNLLSVVDNTFLTPLLQSPKKYGIDIIMHSATKYLNGHGDVVAGIVCGSLEHITQIKMTVLKDIGATISPHDAWLINRGLKTLAIRVERHCQSAQTIAEYLEGHPQVNKVYYPGLKSHPGYKYIGKQMKAAGGVIAFEIKGSLTDGEQFIDSMQLCTLAVSLGDAETLIQHPASMTHSPYTPEERLAAGISDGLIRLSVGLEDVNDIINDLNQAFTKTS; encoded by the coding sequence ATGAGCAAGCATCATCAAAACACCCAATGTATCCATGGCCCACAAAAAGCAAACGATCCGCATGGCGCATTAACCTCACCTTTGTATCAAACGTCTACGTTTCATTTTGAAAATGCCGCCCAAGGTGCTGCCCGCTTTGCAGGTGAAGAGCCCGGTTATATTTACACGCGTTTAGGTAACCCAACCACGACTGAACTTGAGCAAAAAGTAGCGCAATTAGAAGGCTGTGAGGCCGCCGCCGCCACGGCTACAGGCATGGGGGCGGTATCCGCTTCGGTACTAAGCTTCCTATCGCAAGGCGATCACTTAATTGCATCAAGCGCTCTGTATGGCTGCACTTTTGCTTTTTTTGCGCATATGTTGCCGCGATGGGGAATTGAAGTCACTTTTGTTGATATGACTAATGAGAGTGAACTGCGCGCAGCCATTAAGCCTAATTCAAAAATGATATTTGTAGAAACACCAATCAACCCAACCATGGCAGTGATTGATTTAGCACTTATTGGCAATGTGGCTAAACAGCATAATTTACTGAGTGTGGTTGATAATACTTTTTTGACCCCGCTACTGCAGTCACCAAAAAAGTACGGTATCGATATTATAATGCATAGCGCGACCAAGTATTTAAATGGTCATGGTGATGTTGTTGCGGGTATTGTGTGTGGTTCACTTGAGCATATTACACAGATTAAAATGACCGTGCTTAAAGATATTGGTGCCACTATTAGTCCACACGATGCGTGGTTAATAAACCGCGGCTTAAAAACTTTAGCTATTCGCGTTGAACGCCATTGCCAAAGTGCGCAAACGATTGCTGAGTATTTAGAAGGTCATCCGCAAGTAAATAAAGTGTATTACCCTGGGCTTAAGTCTCACCCAGGTTACAAGTATATTGGTAAGCAAATGAAAGCGGCTGGTGGTGTTATTGCCTTTGAAATTAAAGGGAGCTTAACCGACGGTGAGCAGTTTATTGATAGCATGCAACTGTGCACTTTAGCGGTTAGTTTAGGCGATGCTGAAACCCTCATTCAACACCCTGCATCGATGACGCATTCGCCATACACTCCCGAAGAAAGACTAGCGGCTGGAATTAGTGATGGCTTAATTCGTTTATCAGTTGGGTTGGAAGATGTTAACGATATTATTAACGATCTCAACCAAGCATTTACTAAAACATCTTGA
- the pspC gene encoding envelope stress response membrane protein PspC, protein MNTKRELLRDPQRGKIAGVCAGLSDYFNMELWLVRIIFVSAVLLTGGPLFVVAYIAAWFILDKKQPSAVNKTQSSYGGDPLEVKFKVWQKGEPPRRALQDLKERLTRVDSRLQNMERYVTSSEFTISREINKL, encoded by the coding sequence ATGAACACTAAACGCGAATTATTAAGAGACCCACAACGTGGTAAAATTGCCGGTGTTTGTGCGGGATTAAGTGACTACTTTAATATGGAGTTATGGTTAGTTCGCATTATTTTTGTTAGTGCTGTACTACTAACCGGTGGCCCATTATTTGTGGTAGCGTATATTGCAGCGTGGTTTATTTTAGATAAAAAACAACCCAGTGCTGTAAATAAAACACAATCATCGTATGGCGGTGATCCGCTAGAAGTAAAATTTAAAGTATGGCAAAAAGGCGAGCCACCACGTCGCGCGCTGCAAGACTTAAAAGAGCGATTAACCCGTGTAGATAGCCGCCTTCAAAACATGGAACGCTACGTTACTTCAAGCGAGTTTACGATCAGCCGTGAAATTAATAAACTTTAA
- a CDS encoding tetratricopeptide repeat protein, whose translation MAHDFTTFEAKLNEAEDYLIVNPAQSIIILENLKELDTAPAALFIRWHLLYARTAVPTSHYDRLYKSIDAIFQHHQADYFKQKLTPIMSALGIWLRHAEYLDDAQLSFKCAYKYAHSDRQRLTLTNSMALVARSQNDFAKARALYTDSLELTTQLKLPNVTALIKSNLGYLALDEGNVTDAERYFRSALSLNQNLDKRAGQISTGLNLLMIFLIQEHQLNFERLYTPTATLTHAFPNEAKQAQLLWLELGYKNLTGEFISQKDKHQLQAAYEQLESDKMKQLVAHYLAKKLDVTLTLPDPITAKEFTSPWFNLVKQCNWEKSL comes from the coding sequence ATGGCTCATGATTTTACAACGTTTGAAGCTAAACTTAACGAAGCCGAAGATTATCTTATTGTTAATCCTGCACAATCAATAATTATTCTTGAGAACCTTAAAGAGCTAGATACGGCTCCTGCTGCGTTATTTATCCGTTGGCATCTGCTTTATGCCCGCACAGCCGTCCCCACCAGCCATTACGATCGGCTTTATAAATCGATTGACGCTATATTTCAGCATCATCAAGCTGACTATTTCAAGCAAAAATTGACCCCCATTATGAGTGCCTTAGGAATATGGCTGCGCCATGCTGAATATTTAGACGATGCCCAGCTCTCATTTAAATGTGCTTATAAATATGCGCACAGCGATCGCCAACGACTCACCCTTACTAACAGTATGGCGCTGGTTGCTCGCTCGCAAAACGACTTTGCAAAAGCTCGCGCCTTATATACCGATAGCCTTGAGCTCACCACACAATTAAAGCTTCCTAATGTAACAGCACTTATAAAAAGTAATTTAGGCTACTTAGCGCTTGATGAAGGGAATGTTACTGACGCTGAACGCTACTTTAGAAGTGCATTAAGCCTTAATCAAAATCTTGATAAACGTGCAGGACAAATTTCGACTGGGCTGAATTTATTAATGATCTTTTTAATTCAAGAACATCAGCTTAACTTTGAACGTCTCTATACTCCAACGGCAACTTTAACCCATGCATTTCCCAACGAAGCTAAACAAGCACAGCTACTTTGGCTTGAACTAGGCTACAAAAACTTAACTGGTGAGTTTATAAGTCAAAAAGATAAACATCAGCTGCAAGCAGCATATGAGCAATTAGAAAGCGATAAAATGAAACAGCTAGTAGCACATTATCTGGCTAAAAAGCTTGATGTTACTTTAACCCTTCCCGACCCCATTACAGCTAAAGAGTTTACCAGCCCTTGGTTTAATCTAGTAAAGCAATGTAATTGGGAGAAAAGTTTATAG
- the dapD gene encoding 2,3,4,5-tetrahydropyridine-2,6-dicarboxylate N-succinyltransferase, which produces MSDLKTMIENAWDNRDSISPATVSSDVKQAIIDALELLDSGAARVAEKISGEWVVHQWLKKAVLLSFRIRENQPMNDGVNQFYDKVPLKFSDYTPEQFQQGGMRVVPNAVARKGSFVGKNVVLMPSYVNIGAYVDEGTMVDTWATVGSCAQIGKNVHLSGGVGIGGVLEPLQANPTIIEDNCFIGARSEIVEGVIVEEGAVISMGVYISQSTRIYDRETGEIHYGRVPAGAVVVPGALPSKDGTHSLYAAIIVKKVDQQTREKVGINALLRSIDD; this is translated from the coding sequence ATGTCAGATTTAAAAACCATGATTGAAAATGCGTGGGATAACCGCGACAGTATTAGCCCAGCAACCGTATCAAGCGATGTTAAACAAGCAATTATTGATGCACTTGAGCTACTAGATAGTGGCGCAGCGCGTGTTGCAGAAAAAATTTCTGGCGAATGGGTTGTTCATCAATGGCTTAAAAAAGCCGTGCTACTTTCATTTAGAATTCGTGAAAACCAGCCAATGAATGATGGCGTAAATCAATTTTACGACAAAGTACCGCTTAAATTTAGCGACTACACACCAGAACAGTTTCAACAAGGCGGCATGCGCGTAGTACCAAACGCCGTTGCCCGTAAAGGCAGTTTTGTAGGGAAAAACGTGGTACTAATGCCATCGTATGTAAACATTGGCGCCTACGTTGATGAAGGCACTATGGTTGATACATGGGCCACTGTGGGCTCATGTGCTCAAATTGGTAAGAATGTACACCTATCAGGCGGTGTGGGCATAGGCGGCGTTTTAGAGCCGCTACAAGCAAATCCTACCATCATTGAAGACAACTGCTTTATTGGCGCTCGTTCAGAAATTGTTGAAGGGGTTATTGTTGAAGAAGGTGCGGTTATTTCAATGGGTGTTTACATTAGCCAAAGCACCCGTATTTACGACCGTGAAACCGGTGAAATTCATTATGGTCGCGTACCAGCCGGTGCAGTTGTGGTTCCGGGTGCACTGCCTTCAAAAGATGGCACGCATAGTTTGTACGCTGCGATTATTGTGAAAAAAGTTGATCAACAAACCCGTGAAAAAGTAGGTATTAACGCCCTGCTTCGCTCAATTGATGATTAA
- a CDS encoding TIGR01620 family protein: MSESTHQFQAGRRINAQNIEQNEPDLLAAKVVEQGQSEQPSKDSDELIEPEIDIEPVYKKSKWQTLKGLFALSFIVLVLLEFAFSIVLAFQQSVILGGVYLTAVITGVLLISRLLWREYRMLRSLKRNQLHRHEANRLLNSEQVGGAIPWLEKLNKHQQLDNFENFKNQVATHHSDKEIMTLYANSLLITQDNQAKKLINRFATESALLVALSPIALVDMMAVLWRGTKLIEQIGRIYGIGFGYASRIKLYRMLIKQVMFVGSAELVSDLAATALSAELLGKLSGRAAQGVSAGIFTARIGYKAMELSRPLPRLENKRSLLKGTVQGIASKIMSRKGAETK, from the coding sequence ATGAGTGAGTCAACACACCAATTTCAAGCTGGGCGTCGTATTAATGCCCAAAATATTGAGCAAAATGAACCGGATTTATTAGCGGCTAAAGTCGTAGAGCAAGGACAAAGTGAGCAGCCTAGCAAAGATAGCGACGAGCTAATTGAACCTGAAATCGATATTGAGCCTGTATATAAAAAGTCTAAATGGCAGACCCTTAAAGGCCTGTTTGCACTGAGCTTTATTGTTTTAGTATTACTTGAATTCGCATTTTCAATTGTATTGGCGTTTCAGCAGTCGGTTATTTTAGGTGGAGTGTACTTAACCGCTGTAATAACCGGTGTACTACTGATATCGCGCTTGTTGTGGCGTGAATATAGAATGTTACGCAGTTTAAAGCGTAATCAGCTGCACCGCCATGAAGCTAACCGTTTGCTCAATAGTGAGCAGGTAGGCGGGGCGATACCTTGGCTTGAAAAGCTTAATAAACATCAGCAATTAGATAATTTCGAAAACTTTAAAAATCAGGTCGCTACGCACCACAGTGACAAAGAAATAATGACCCTGTATGCGAATAGCTTACTGATAACGCAAGACAATCAAGCTAAAAAGTTAATAAACCGTTTTGCAACAGAGTCAGCTTTATTAGTTGCTCTAAGCCCTATTGCGCTGGTGGATATGATGGCTGTGCTGTGGCGTGGCACTAAATTAATAGAGCAAATAGGCCGCATATATGGCATAGGCTTTGGTTATGCCAGCCGTATTAAACTTTACCGTATGCTTATTAAGCAAGTAATGTTTGTAGGTAGTGCAGAGCTTGTGTCTGATTTAGCCGCCACGGCACTGAGTGCTGAGCTTTTAGGTAAGCTTTCAGGGCGAGCTGCGCAAGGTGTCAGTGCCGGTATATTTACAGCACGTATTGGTTATAAAGCTATGGAATTAAGCCGACCCTTACCGCGTCTTGAAAATAAGCGCAGCTTGTTAAAAGGCACAGTCCAAGGGATTGCGAGTAAAATTATGAGCCGTAAGGGAGCTGAAACTAAGTAG